In Niveispirillum cyanobacteriorum, the following proteins share a genomic window:
- the odhB gene encoding 2-oxoglutarate dehydrogenase complex dihydrolipoyllysine-residue succinyltransferase: protein MATEIKVPTLGESVTEATVARWLKKVGDAINVDDPLVELETDKVTLEVNAQAAGTLAEIVAAEGANVAVGALLGVIGAGSGAAPAPAAAAPAPAVAAAAPTPAAVQSAPVMPAAAKIAADNGIDTGAIAGTGKDGRVTKGDVLAAIDTPKAAVPAPAPAPKAAPAPSGPRAKADREERVRMTRLRQRIAERLKEAQNTAAMLTTFNEVDMTNVIAMRNQLKDAFEKKHGVKLGFMSFFVKACLVALKELPAVNAEIDGTDLVYKNYYDIGVAVGTPQGLVVPVVRDADKLSFAGVEKTIGELGKKARDGKLSMEDLSGGTFTISNGGVYGSLMSTPILNTPQSGILGMHKTMDRAVVVNGKVEVRPMMYLALSYDHRIIDGREAVTFLVRVKECIENPERILLDV from the coding sequence ATGGCGACGGAAATCAAGGTGCCCACGCTGGGCGAATCGGTCACGGAAGCGACGGTTGCCCGCTGGCTGAAGAAGGTCGGCGACGCCATCAATGTTGATGATCCGCTGGTGGAACTGGAAACCGACAAGGTCACCCTGGAGGTCAATGCTCAGGCCGCCGGTACGCTGGCCGAGATCGTGGCTGCTGAGGGCGCAAATGTCGCCGTCGGTGCCCTGCTGGGCGTGATCGGTGCCGGGTCTGGTGCAGCACCGGCACCTGCCGCCGCTGCCCCGGCCCCCGCCGTGGCTGCTGCCGCCCCGACCCCGGCTGCCGTGCAGTCGGCCCCGGTCATGCCGGCCGCTGCCAAAATCGCCGCCGATAACGGCATCGATACCGGCGCTATTGCCGGCACCGGCAAGGATGGCCGCGTGACCAAGGGCGATGTCCTGGCCGCCATCGACACCCCGAAGGCCGCCGTTCCCGCCCCGGCCCCGGCGCCCAAGGCCGCCCCCGCCCCGTCGGGTCCGCGCGCCAAGGCTGACCGCGAGGAGCGGGTGCGCATGACCCGCCTGCGTCAGCGCATCGCCGAGCGTCTGAAGGAAGCGCAGAACACGGCCGCCATGCTGACCACCTTCAACGAGGTGGACATGACGAACGTGATCGCCATGCGCAACCAGCTGAAGGACGCGTTCGAGAAGAAGCATGGCGTGAAGCTGGGCTTCATGTCCTTCTTCGTGAAGGCCTGCCTGGTCGCCCTGAAGGAACTGCCGGCGGTGAACGCCGAGATCGACGGCACCGATCTGGTCTACAAGAACTATTACGACATCGGTGTCGCCGTCGGCACGCCGCAGGGTCTGGTGGTTCCGGTGGTCCGCGACGCCGACAAGCTGTCCTTCGCCGGCGTGGAAAAGACCATCGGCGAACTGGGCAAGAAGGCTCGCGACGGCAAGCTGTCGATGGAAGACCTGTCGGGCGGCACCTTCACCATCTCCAACGGTGGTGTCTATGGCTCGCTGATGTCGACCCCGATCCTGAACACGCCGCAGTCGGGCATCCTGGGCATGCACAAGACCATGGACCGCGCCGTGGTCGTGAATGGCAAGGTCGAAGTGCGCCCGATGATGTATCTGGCCCTGTCCTACGACCACCGCATCATCGATGGTCGCGAGGCCGTGACCTTCCTGGTGCGCGTCAAGGAATGCATCGAGAATCCGGAACGCATCCTGCTGGATGTCTGA
- a CDS encoding HRDC domain-containing protein has product MNLELRTFSIRDAAAEEDEQRIASFLRTVEVERIDTAYADAGWRVLVHYRDLRRREEQAQIESAIQAALNGWRGDVARSQGISRDEVLSNNLLAEVARFAPTTEVELSVIASSLGESSHKHGAAIVAVVRQTMEELTG; this is encoded by the coding sequence ATGAATCTTGAACTTCGCACCTTCTCCATCCGCGATGCCGCCGCCGAAGAGGATGAGCAGCGGATTGCCAGCTTCCTGCGGACGGTGGAGGTGGAGCGGATCGACACGGCCTATGCCGATGCCGGCTGGCGCGTCCTGGTCCATTACCGCGACCTGCGCCGTCGCGAAGAGCAGGCCCAGATCGAATCGGCCATCCAGGCTGCCCTCAATGGCTGGCGCGGCGATGTCGCCCGGTCGCAGGGCATCAGCCGCGATGAGGTTTTGAGCAACAACCTGCTGGCCGAGGTGGCGCGTTTCGCCCCCACGACAGAGGTGGAGCTGTCCGTCATTGCCTCCAGCCTGGGCGAAAGCAGCCATAAGCACGGGGCCGCCATCGTCGCCGTCGTCCGCCAGACGATGGAAGAGCTGACGGGTTGA
- a CDS encoding SapC family protein, whose amino-acid sequence MTDVANADAPQMPLLYKNPVAVSAQHHADVKVKRNRTFRYCANIHAVPVLAEEMPQLQNHYPLVFGPGPSAGVMALLGLRAGENLFIREDGTWAFNSQIPAYIGRYPFILVEMPEDKRLVLIMEEDEEILVRGEGSEGDLPLFKDGKGTKEGEDILNYCVAFNQSARQTQLFCEEVEKLGLLVDQRAEVVTPEGKQLSLSGFRVIDEQKFNELPDETFLEWRKRNWIGLVYAHFVSLGRWQNLIDRLPKGV is encoded by the coding sequence ATGACCGACGTCGCCAACGCCGACGCCCCCCAGATGCCGCTGCTGTACAAGAACCCCGTTGCCGTGAGCGCACAGCATCACGCCGACGTGAAGGTGAAGCGCAACCGCACTTTCCGCTATTGCGCCAATATCCATGCCGTTCCGGTGCTGGCCGAAGAGATGCCGCAGCTGCAGAACCATTATCCGCTGGTGTTCGGGCCCGGCCCTTCGGCCGGCGTGATGGCGCTGTTGGGCCTGCGCGCGGGCGAGAACCTGTTCATCCGCGAGGATGGCACCTGGGCCTTCAATTCGCAGATCCCCGCCTATATCGGCCGCTATCCGTTCATCCTGGTTGAGATGCCGGAAGACAAGCGCCTGGTCCTGATCATGGAAGAGGATGAGGAAATCCTGGTCCGTGGTGAGGGTTCCGAGGGTGACCTGCCGCTGTTCAAGGACGGCAAGGGCACGAAGGAAGGCGAAGACATCCTGAATTACTGCGTGGCCTTCAACCAGTCGGCCCGCCAGACGCAGCTGTTCTGCGAAGAGGTGGAGAAGCTGGGCCTGCTGGTCGATCAGCGTGCTGAGGTGGTGACACCGGAAGGCAAGCAGCTGTCGCTCTCCGGTTTCCGCGTCATCGATGAACAGAAGTTCAACGAGCTGCCGGATGAGACCTTCCTGGAATGGCGCAAGCGCAACTGGATCGGTCTGGTCTATGCGCATTTCGTGTCGCTGGGCCGCTGGCAGAACCTGATCGACCGCCTGCCCAAGGGCGTCTGA
- the gcvA gene encoding transcriptional regulator GcvA: MRRLPPLTQLRAFEAAARHESLSRAAEELNVAHPALSRQIKDLEAWLGCTLFTRHNRGLMLTDAGRAYRDAAVAAFDLIEGATGLLRAAPPVAGRSRLILSVEPSFAQRWLIPRLGDFRARHPEVEVVVDATRVAADFRKGGADLGIRYGSGPWPGLQAQLLSVVVNFPVCAPQLAARLPTDPARLLEGDLLLEEMDMPWHCWFRAAGVAVTAPLRGTRFYDAGNAIDSALAGQGLALGDTILAADDVAAGRLVRPYPQTAIYDAYHLVAPAPHFRRPPVKAFVEWVTATMQAFQQQRGD; this comes from the coding sequence ATGCGCCGCCTGCCACCCCTGACCCAGTTGCGCGCCTTTGAGGCGGCGGCCCGCCATGAAAGCCTGAGCCGGGCGGCAGAAGAACTGAACGTGGCCCATCCAGCCCTGTCGCGGCAGATCAAGGATCTGGAGGCATGGCTGGGCTGTACCCTGTTCACCCGCCATAATCGCGGCCTGATGCTGACCGATGCGGGCCGTGCCTATCGGGATGCCGCTGTGGCCGCCTTCGATCTGATTGAGGGGGCGACGGGGCTGTTGCGTGCGGCCCCACCCGTGGCCGGGCGGTCGCGCCTGATCCTGTCGGTGGAGCCGTCCTTTGCCCAACGCTGGTTGATCCCGCGCCTGGGCGATTTCCGCGCCCGCCATCCAGAGGTGGAGGTCGTGGTGGATGCCACCCGCGTCGCCGCCGATTTCCGCAAGGGCGGGGCCGATCTGGGCATCCGCTATGGCAGCGGCCCCTGGCCGGGGTTGCAGGCCCAGCTTCTGTCCGTGGTCGTCAATTTCCCCGTCTGTGCCCCGCAACTGGCCGCACGCCTGCCCACCGATCCGGCCCGCCTGCTGGAGGGTGACCTGCTGCTGGAGGAGATGGACATGCCGTGGCATTGCTGGTTCCGGGCGGCGGGCGTGGCGGTGACCGCGCCTCTGCGCGGCACCCGCTTCTATGATGCCGGCAATGCCATCGATTCGGCCCTGGCGGGGCAGGGTCTGGCCTTGGGCGACACGATCCTGGCCGCCGATGATGTGGCGGCGGGCCGGCTGGTGCGCCCCTATCCGCAAACGGCCATCTATGACGCCTATCATCTGGTCGCCCCCGCCCCGCATTTCCGCCGCCCGCCCGTGAAGGCCTTTGTGGAATGGGTGACAGCAACCATGCAGGCCTTTCAGCAGCAGCGAGGAGACTGA
- a CDS encoding ImuA family protein, whose amino-acid sequence MTDPIPTIAALRERLSIMDRVRPPKGRTALSLGLSCLDAALAGGGLVRGGCHEFLPAPADAGALGFVASILSGLPPGPILWCRHRDKGDPLGHADMPYGPGLAALGLDASRLILVRPDSLDDALWVLEEALRCSALAAVVGDGVLPGAVALRRLQLAAEDGDALGLLILPPLARPPPSVALTRWRVTSMRDGPPQEEGGRPRWQVSLLRARGGGVGTGSGPWEVIWDDTAFRLRLAQPLANGPVAAAE is encoded by the coding sequence ATGACCGACCCTATCCCCACCATCGCCGCCCTGCGGGAACGGCTGTCCATCATGGACCGGGTGCGCCCGCCCAAAGGGCGGACGGCCCTGTCGCTGGGCCTGTCCTGTCTGGATGCAGCCCTGGCCGGTGGCGGGCTGGTGCGGGGTGGTTGCCATGAATTTCTGCCGGCCCCTGCCGATGCGGGGGCACTTGGATTTGTGGCCTCCATCCTGTCGGGTCTGCCGCCCGGCCCTATCCTGTGGTGCCGACACCGGGACAAGGGTGATCCGCTGGGCCACGCCGACATGCCCTATGGGCCGGGTCTGGCGGCCCTGGGTCTGGATGCCTCTCGTCTGATCCTGGTGCGGCCCGATAGTCTGGATGACGCGCTCTGGGTGCTGGAGGAGGCGTTGCGATGCTCTGCCCTGGCCGCCGTTGTTGGAGACGGGGTGCTGCCCGGCGCGGTGGCGCTGCGCCGTCTGCAACTGGCGGCGGAGGATGGGGATGCTTTGGGCCTGCTGATCCTGCCGCCCCTGGCCAGGCCCCCGCCCTCCGTCGCCCTGACGCGCTGGCGGGTCACCTCCATGCGCGATGGTCCGCCGCAGGAAGAAGGAGGAAGACCGCGCTGGCAGGTATCGCTGCTGAGGGCACGCGGTGGCGGGGTGGGAACGGGGTCGGGACCGTGGGAGGTTATCTGGGATGACACGGCGTTTCGTCTCCGTCTGGCTCAGCCGCTGGCCAACGGACCAGTGGCGGCGGCGGAATAA
- a CDS encoding Y-family DNA polymerase: MTRRFVSVWLSRWPTDQWRRRNKVAPLSGPLALTLAGQGGIRLHAVDALASADGLRPGMLLADARALCPPLTAMQADPSADQAALARLALWAQRYTPQAATDGPDGLILDITGCAHLCGGEDELLADLGGRLTRAGLTHHLGLADGAAAAWGWARHRPAGASPRLPTGTRAWPALLALPLVSLRLDPGLQADLARVGLRSVGDVQRQPRAGLVARYGTGPVRRLDRMLGIAADPVAPQAATPQWQVRRAFAEPIATREAIEGAVLSLLRDLSARLEAAGRGARRLVLTCFRTDASSQDLPIGTARPLRDPPSLLKLFRERFDQIDPGFGIEMIEMTATGTDLFTGEQAGLAVGGGDAFALSGLLDRLVNRLGEDQVGRPVPRNTHRPERIMELAGEMEGQMGQALLPPDGGAMPTPSLPPPTPAADGSTKPWPKPQPQRPAPSRPRTWRMEGTRPLLLLHPPEPVQMGQGLVWRGRHLSVDWMEGPERIRPDWWRARTGPTRDYYRAQLSDGRRFWLFRTADERGAWYLHGLCA, from the coding sequence ATGACACGGCGTTTCGTCTCCGTCTGGCTCAGCCGCTGGCCAACGGACCAGTGGCGGCGGCGGAATAAGGTGGCTCCCCTGTCCGGCCCGCTGGCCCTGACGCTGGCGGGACAGGGCGGGATCCGTCTGCATGCCGTGGACGCGCTGGCCAGTGCCGATGGCCTTCGGCCCGGCATGCTGCTAGCCGATGCCCGCGCCCTGTGTCCACCTCTGACCGCCATGCAAGCGGACCCCTCCGCCGATCAGGCCGCCCTTGCCCGGCTGGCGCTCTGGGCACAGCGCTATACGCCACAGGCCGCCACTGATGGGCCGGACGGGCTGATCCTGGACATTACCGGCTGTGCCCATCTCTGCGGTGGGGAGGACGAACTGCTGGCCGATCTGGGGGGCCGATTGACCCGCGCCGGTCTGACCCATCATCTGGGGCTGGCGGATGGAGCGGCGGCAGCCTGGGGCTGGGCCCGGCATCGTCCTGCCGGTGCCAGCCCCAGGCTGCCCACAGGCACACGGGCTTGGCCGGCGCTGCTGGCCCTGCCTCTGGTCTCCCTGCGCCTGGACCCCGGCCTGCAGGCCGATCTGGCCCGTGTCGGCCTGCGGTCGGTCGGTGATGTGCAGCGGCAGCCGCGCGCCGGGCTGGTCGCTCGCTATGGCACGGGGCCGGTGCGGCGCCTGGATCGCATGCTGGGCATCGCCGCCGATCCCGTGGCCCCGCAGGCCGCCACCCCGCAATGGCAGGTACGCCGTGCCTTCGCCGAACCCATCGCCACGCGTGAGGCCATCGAGGGGGCGGTGCTGTCCCTGCTGCGCGACCTGTCGGCCCGGCTGGAGGCGGCGGGGCGCGGGGCGCGGCGGCTGGTCCTGACCTGTTTTCGCACCGATGCCAGCAGCCAGGATCTGCCCATCGGCACAGCCCGCCCCCTGCGCGATCCGCCATCACTGCTAAAATTGTTTCGGGAGCGGTTTGACCAGATTGATCCTGGTTTCGGTATCGAAATGATAGAGATGACGGCGACGGGTACGGACCTGTTTACCGGGGAACAGGCGGGGCTGGCCGTGGGGGGCGGGGATGCCTTTGCCCTGTCCGGCCTGCTGGATCGGCTGGTCAACAGGCTGGGGGAGGATCAGGTGGGCCGCCCCGTGCCGCGCAACACCCACCGCCCGGAACGGATAATGGAACTGGCCGGTGAGATGGAGGGGCAGATGGGGCAAGCACTGCTCCCCCCAGACGGCGGAGCCATGCCAACCCCGTCCTTGCCACCCCCCACCCCGGCGGCGGATGGTTCGACGAAACCCTGGCCCAAACCGCAGCCCCAGCGCCCCGCCCCTTCGCGCCCCCGGACATGGCGGATGGAGGGGACGCGCCCCCTGCTGCTGCTGCATCCGCCCGAACCGGTGCAGATGGGCCAGGGGCTGGTCTGGCGGGGGCGGCACCTGTCCGTCGACTGGATGGAGGGGCCGGAGCGTATCCGGCCCGACTGGTGGCGCGCACGCACAGGCCCGACGCGGGATTATTACCGCGCGCAACTCAGCGATGGCCGGCGTTTCTGGCTATTCCGGACCGCGGATGAGCGGGGGGCCTGGTATCTGCACGGGCTGTGCGCATGA
- a CDS encoding error-prone DNA polymerase, with protein MTPGDYVDLQVTSNFSFLRGGSHPHELVLAAACLGRTAIAITDHDSLAGAVRMHTACKQHRMQLVVGCRLTLADAPPVLCYPTDRAAYGRLTRLLTLGKRRGAKGECHLALADLAGAAEGQILAVLAPDGRATPARLSDLSVQLDRFRALAAAGLYLAVAPLYQGYDRSRLLRLGELADRQGIGLLATHDVRYHHPDRQRLFDILTCIRHGRTLANAGRILSPHADHYPKPAASMAALFADRPDALANSRLIADRCTFSMDELRYDYPIDPIPDGRTPQEELERLTWEGAKRFYPQGVPEKVRKQLLYEFDLIGRLKYAPYFLTVHDIVRFARLREILCQGRGSAANSAVCYCLGITAVDPADHELLIERFISEDRHEPPDIDVDFEHERREEVMQYIYTKYGRDHAGLVATVICYRSRMALREVGKVLGLSDDVVGALVRLGWNRHGVEHEGTAREAGLDPSDPTLALCMELAYDLRGFPRHLSQHVGGFVISRSRLDELVPIENAAMEDRTVVEWDKDDVDALGLLKIDILALGMLSCMRRGLEMLGQRLGRPLGLTDIPNDDRDTYEMICRADTIGVFQIESRAQMSMLPRLRPREFYDLVIEVAIVRPGPIQGDMVHPYLRRRRGQEKVEFPKPELEQVLKRTLGVPLFQEQAMRMAIVAAGFSPGRADQLRRAMATFKKTGGVGAFEQEFIDGMIGRGYDPDYAARCFKQIQGFGSYGFPESHAVSFALLAYKSSWLKCHHPAIFACALLNSQPMGFYQPAQIIRDAVEHRVEVRPVDINRSEWDCTLEEGRGGPALRLGFRQIKGMREEAAITIARERSGGYDTIRDLWRRTSLPVAILDRLADADVFASLGQDRRQALWEVKRLGGKPLPLFQAADQARRIGDNRPPVDMGDEPEANLPQMTQGEQVWADYRTKGLSLRAHPLALLRGTMTGLGMGPTKALGDIKAGSIVSTAGLVLVRQRPGTASGVIFVTLEDETGIANLVVWPSVLERFRRTLMTAALMGVRGRLQRDGDVIHVVAEKLFDLSAHLHMLNDGPANDTALPDAIPAHIFGEGRNFH; from the coding sequence ATGACGCCGGGGGATTATGTCGACCTGCAGGTGACCAGCAATTTCAGCTTCCTGCGCGGGGGTTCCCACCCGCATGAGCTGGTGCTGGCCGCCGCCTGTTTGGGCCGCACCGCCATCGCCATCACCGATCATGACAGTCTGGCGGGAGCCGTGCGTATGCATACGGCCTGCAAACAGCATCGCATGCAACTGGTGGTGGGGTGCCGCCTGACCCTGGCCGATGCACCGCCGGTCCTGTGCTATCCCACCGACCGCGCCGCCTATGGAAGGCTGACCCGGCTGCTGACCTTGGGCAAACGGCGCGGGGCCAAGGGCGAATGCCACCTGGCCCTGGCCGATCTGGCGGGGGCGGCAGAGGGGCAGATACTGGCTGTGTTGGCGCCCGATGGCCGGGCCACGCCCGCCCGCCTGTCCGACCTGTCGGTACAGCTGGACCGGTTCCGCGCCCTGGCGGCGGCGGGGCTTTATCTGGCCGTCGCCCCGCTTTACCAGGGCTATGATCGTTCCCGCCTGCTGCGGCTGGGGGAACTGGCCGACCGGCAGGGCATAGGCCTGCTGGCCACCCATGATGTGCGCTATCACCACCCGGATCGGCAGCGCCTGTTCGATATTCTGACCTGCATCCGCCATGGCCGAACCCTGGCCAATGCCGGTCGCATCCTGTCGCCCCATGCCGACCATTACCCCAAACCAGCGGCCAGCATGGCCGCCCTGTTCGCCGACCGACCCGACGCCCTGGCCAATAGCCGCCTGATCGCCGACCGCTGTACGTTCAGCATGGATGAGCTGCGCTACGATTACCCCATTGATCCCATCCCGGATGGCCGCACCCCACAGGAGGAGCTGGAGCGTCTGACCTGGGAGGGGGCGAAACGGTTTTATCCGCAGGGCGTACCGGAAAAGGTACGCAAACAGCTTCTGTACGAGTTCGACCTGATCGGCCGGCTGAAATACGCACCTTACTTCCTGACGGTGCATGACATTGTCCGCTTCGCCCGGTTGCGTGAGATCCTGTGCCAGGGGCGGGGATCGGCGGCCAATTCAGCCGTCTGCTATTGCCTGGGCATCACCGCCGTCGACCCTGCCGATCATGAACTGCTGATCGAGCGTTTCATCTCCGAGGACCGGCACGAGCCGCCAGACATTGATGTCGATTTCGAGCATGAGCGGCGCGAGGAGGTGATGCAGTACATCTACACCAAATATGGCCGCGACCATGCCGGTCTGGTGGCCACCGTCATCTGCTACCGCTCGCGCATGGCCCTGCGGGAAGTGGGCAAGGTGCTGGGCCTATCCGACGATGTTGTCGGCGCCCTGGTGCGCCTGGGCTGGAACCGGCATGGGGTGGAACATGAGGGCACAGCGCGCGAGGCGGGGCTGGACCCGTCCGACCCGACCCTGGCCCTGTGTATGGAGCTGGCCTATGATTTGCGCGGCTTTCCCCGGCATCTGTCACAGCATGTGGGCGGCTTCGTCATTTCCCGCTCACGCCTGGATGAACTGGTCCCCATCGAGAATGCGGCCATGGAGGACCGCACCGTCGTCGAATGGGACAAGGATGATGTCGATGCATTGGGCCTGCTGAAGATCGACATTCTGGCGCTGGGCATGCTGTCCTGCATGCGGCGCGGGCTGGAAATGCTGGGACAGCGGCTGGGCCGCCCCCTGGGCCTGACCGATATTCCCAATGATGACCGCGACACCTATGAGATGATCTGCCGGGCCGACACGATCGGCGTGTTCCAGATCGAAAGCCGGGCGCAGATGTCGATGCTGCCGCGCCTGCGCCCGCGCGAATTCTATGATCTGGTGATCGAGGTGGCGATCGTGCGCCCCGGCCCCATCCAGGGCGACATGGTCCATCCCTATCTGCGCCGCCGCCGGGGGCAGGAGAAGGTAGAGTTCCCCAAACCGGAACTGGAACAGGTGTTGAAGCGCACGCTGGGCGTACCCCTGTTCCAGGAACAGGCCATGCGCATGGCCATTGTCGCCGCCGGCTTCTCTCCCGGACGCGCCGATCAACTGCGCCGGGCCATGGCCACCTTCAAGAAGACGGGCGGGGTGGGGGCGTTCGAACAGGAATTCATTGATGGCATGATCGGGCGCGGCTACGACCCCGACTATGCCGCCCGCTGTTTCAAGCAGATCCAGGGGTTCGGCAGCTATGGGTTCCCGGAAAGCCATGCCGTCAGCTTCGCACTGCTGGCCTATAAATCCTCCTGGCTGAAATGCCACCACCCGGCCATCTTCGCCTGCGCCCTGCTGAACAGCCAGCCCATGGGCTTTTATCAGCCGGCCCAGATCATCCGCGATGCGGTGGAACACCGGGTAGAGGTGCGACCCGTCGATATCAACCGGTCAGAATGGGATTGCACGCTGGAGGAAGGGCGCGGTGGCCCTGCCTTGCGCCTCGGATTTAGGCAGATCAAGGGCATGCGGGAGGAGGCAGCCATCACCATCGCGCGCGAACGCAGCGGTGGCTATGACACGATCCGCGACCTGTGGCGGCGGACCAGCCTGCCCGTCGCCATTCTGGACCGGTTGGCTGATGCCGATGTCTTTGCCAGCCTGGGTCAGGACCGGCGCCAGGCTCTCTGGGAGGTGAAGCGGCTGGGCGGCAAACCGCTGCCCCTATTCCAGGCTGCCGATCAGGCACGCCGCATCGGCGATAACCGCCCGCCCGTCGATATGGGGGACGAGCCGGAGGCGAACCTGCCACAGATGACACAGGGCGAACAGGTCTGGGCCGATTACCGGACCAAGGGGTTGAGCCTGCGCGCCCACCCGCTGGCCCTGCTGCGCGGCACGATGACGGGACTGGGCATGGGGCCGACCAAGGCGCTGGGCGATATCAAGGCGGGCAGCATCGTCAGCACCGCCGGCCTGGTGCTGGTGCGGCAACGGCCCGGCACGGCATCGGGCGTCATCTTCGTGACGCTGGAGGATGAAACGGGCATCGCCAATCTGGTGGTCTGGCCGTCCGTCCTGGAACGGTTCCGCCGTACCCTGATGACCGCTGCCCTGATGGGGGTGCGCGGGCGGTTACAGCGGGATGGCGATGTCATCCATGTCGTGGCCGAAAAACTGTTCGATCTGTCGGCGCATCTGCACATGCTGAATGACGGCCCCGCCAACGATACCGCCCTGCCCGACGCCATCCCCGCCCATATCTTCGGCGAGGGGCGGAATTTTCATTAG
- a CDS encoding methyl-accepting chemotaxis protein has product MSPIDRIRSAALTLFVVFLWVCVPLTLVSLIRGEVSWLMPLVLSALIAGVGTGAYVTRMARPAVDYLIAVLAIGQVSVVVAASAGPWQIDAHFLYFAVLAMLTAFCNWRVILVAAGVTAVHHLTLSFLLPSLVFPDGQGSLLRVILHAIVVVVETGVLLWLSWNLESSFLYSESARTKAEEAVVETERLREQQLQAAETQRSERVALRKGLADRFVVDVESMTRRLDAAVRGLREEADLLGRSVASTGEMTGEARAEADEATGHAAAVAAAVEEMAASIAEVSRTASGAAAQARGTAHEVGRVREKVSELSETAARIGSVVQLIADIAGQTNLLALNATIEAARAGEAGKGFAVVASEVKSLATQTGRATEDISRQVAEIQAATRAAVDAIASVADAVTALDSGAGEISDAVQQQEATVMEISRSIQTVSTRTASLGTTVSRMADMAGGIADAVAKTNSTAEDAERLSADMHDRLEGFIRDLRNAA; this is encoded by the coding sequence ATGTCCCCTATCGACCGTATCCGTTCTGCCGCATTGACCCTGTTCGTGGTCTTTCTCTGGGTGTGTGTGCCCCTGACGCTGGTCTCCCTGATCCGAGGCGAGGTGAGCTGGCTGATGCCGCTGGTCCTGTCGGCCTTGATCGCGGGCGTCGGTACCGGCGCCTATGTCACGCGTATGGCGCGCCCCGCTGTCGATTATCTGATCGCGGTGCTGGCCATCGGGCAGGTCTCGGTGGTGGTCGCGGCGTCCGCCGGGCCGTGGCAGATCGATGCACATTTCCTGTATTTCGCGGTCCTGGCCATGCTCACCGCCTTCTGTAACTGGCGCGTCATCCTGGTGGCGGCGGGGGTGACGGCGGTGCATCACCTGACCCTGTCCTTCCTGCTGCCGTCGCTGGTCTTCCCCGACGGTCAGGGTAGCCTGCTGCGCGTCATCCTGCATGCCATTGTCGTGGTGGTTGAAACGGGCGTGTTGCTCTGGCTGTCCTGGAACCTGGAGAGTTCTTTCCTCTATTCGGAAAGCGCCCGTACCAAGGCCGAAGAGGCCGTGGTGGAGACCGAACGGCTGCGTGAACAGCAGTTGCAGGCCGCCGAGACGCAGCGGTCCGAGCGCGTGGCCCTGCGCAAGGGGCTGGCCGACCGCTTCGTCGTCGACGTCGAAAGCATGACCCGTCGCCTGGACGCTGCCGTGCGCGGCCTGCGGGAAGAGGCGGACCTGCTGGGCCGGTCGGTGGCCAGCACGGGAGAGATGACGGGCGAGGCGCGGGCCGAGGCGGATGAAGCCACGGGCCACGCCGCCGCCGTCGCGGCGGCTGTGGAAGAAATGGCCGCCAGCATCGCGGAAGTGTCCCGCACCGCCAGTGGTGCCGCCGCCCAGGCGCGTGGCACGGCGCATGAGGTAGGGCGCGTGCGGGAGAAGGTGTCTGAACTGTCGGAAACTGCCGCCCGCATCGGCAGCGTGGTGCAGCTGATCGCCGACATTGCTGGGCAGACCAACCTGCTGGCCCTGAACGCCACCATTGAGGCGGCGCGCGCTGGTGAGGCTGGCAAGGGCTTTGCCGTGGTCGCGTCGGAGGTCAAGAGCCTGGCCACCCAGACCGGCCGTGCGACGGAGGATATCAGCCGTCAGGTGGCCGAGATCCAGGCCGCCACCCGCGCCGCTGTGGACGCCATTGCCAGCGTGGCCGATGCCGTGACGGCACTGGACAGCGGGGCCGGCGAAATCTCTGACGCGGTACAGCAGCAGGAAGCAACCGTGATGGAAATCAGCCGGTCCATCCAGACCGTCTCTACCCGCACGGCCTCCCTGGGCACCACCGTTTCCCGCATGGCCGACATGGCTGGCGGCATCGCCGATGCCGTGGCCAAGACCAACAGCACCGCCGAAGACGCCGAACGCCTGTCCGCCGACATGCATGACCGTCTTGAAGGCTTCATCCGCGACCTGCGCAACGCAGCTTGA